The Ipomoea triloba cultivar NCNSP0323 chromosome 13, ASM357664v1 genomic interval ttgtTGCATTTTTGCATTTAGACAGACGCTTCGCGACTACAATAATTGTAGGTGGTAGTCCATCACATTTCTCCAAAACACGGGCCAAATGGCTCCTAAATTTGTTAAATCTAGGTGCCATGTATCACGTATATTTCACAAGGTCAAAGATTAAAAGGGTGACCATCACAAATCTTAAAAAGCCACataacatctatatatatatatatatatatatatatatatatatatatacaaattaaacaagATATAAGCAAGAACAGTAGTCTGCAAAAAGTTAAGAGGAAAAGCAATTGGCAGTAACGTAATCTGTGATTCATCATAGGAATTCGCCCCATCACTGAAAATAATAATGCAAAATGTGGAACATATATGATATCAGatgagaagagaagaagatatTTTAAACGTAAAGATTTggcaaataaaacaaacaatataatagaagagaaaattaaagaaacaggATGATATGATACACATACCTAGGATATAGCTAGCTAAAATCATGAATCACGTCGTCGACAACAACAGTAAGTGGCGTATGGGCCGCAATGTATCGAATTAGGCGAGCACGACTGATATTGTGCTCCTCCACAGGGTTGTTTGTCTTTTTCCATAACCACTTCCGCTCCTCCTGAATCTTCATGGCAGAAGCGACAACACAAGGGGGACACTGCTCCACCTTAATTGTCTCTAGGGTGCCAATAAGATGAACTTGAAATGGGATATCTTCCAAACAATAACAACGTCTTAGGATTAGATGCTTTAGTTCTGGGAAATCGGAACTCCCGACCTCCCATTTCTGAAGATTTGTGGCCTCAATGAGCAACACTTCTAAGTCAGAAAAACGTCCAAATGATCCCCACACTTGGCCGGAGAAGGCGTTTTCTAGTTTGAGCACCTTTAAAGCTCTCAATACCCATGGAAGCTTCATCGGGAGATTAGTCCAGCTCAACCTCAACTTCTTCAACCGTGTAGGAAACACTGACCGCTCTAGATTGGTCATACTATTTGCTGGGACTATAACCTTAAGTGTCTCGAGCTTCGACAAACACCAAATATAATCCAAATTGATGGTGGGGTTTCTGCAAGGTCCAGGACTGCTACATGGCTCAAAGGCACCTTTATAGAAAACCTTTAGATATTTCAAATTTGAGAACTTCCAATACTCCTCTTCTGTAAAATGAGTTGGACTTACCCACGATAATGTTTGCAATTGCTCTATATATCTGTTTGGAGGATCCACCTCATAGTAATTGCCAAGTTCAAGATGCCTTAAATGTGGTAACTCCCAAATTCTGAATGACAAATGGAAATGGCCAGTTCTAAGTTGTGGTTCACCACCACAAACAATAATTGTCTGTAAATTCTGATTGTTTGACACTACATCGTCTAAACCCTCAAACCACGGTGGTACACATAGGTATCTCAGAAAAACTAAATCTCTTAAATGCAATGGCACTgttttgaagatttgaagtgcACTCAAATCAACAATTCTTAATAGCTTGAAAGATACCGACTTTACATAATCTCCTTGAAAGAATAAAAGAGAGCGAGGGTTATTTGTAGTAAAGAGCGTGTAATAATCCAATCTATGTGAGTATAAACTTAACCAACGACATGAATTTACAAACATGTCTAATGGCAATCCTAAATCTTTTCGAGTATACACCGCACATAGGAGACCCTCTTTTTTAGTTTGTCTTGTACAGAAGTCCCATAAGGAACTATGTATCCAGCAAACATTAGTCATCTTATGTTCCCATTCGCTGATTGCGACTAGACCACTATGAACAAGACGATCTAAATAGCAGTAACCTTCCTCTTCCAAATCCTTCACCAACTGCCACCCAGATCCCTTACACTCCATTTGCCTCACAAATCCCTCAGCAATCCATATCTTAATAAGCCTTTTCACATTGATTTTAAAGCCTTTTGGATagattgcaaaatataaaaaacaaacttTCAAATGCTGTGGCAATTGATTGTAAGATAGAGTAAGCTTACTCAAGTGCTCGGCATCATTGTATAGAGGTCCCAATGTATCAACTTCCTTTTCAATCTTCTTCCATTCCTTTAAAATGTAACTGCATTTAGACAAACGCTCTGCAACTGCAACAATTGACCGTGGCAACCCTTCACATTCCTTCACAACATGTTGGGCGATTTCTACAAATTTTGGTGCTCTAGTAAGCTCTTTGGGAGAGAGTTTCTTGCAAAATAGATCCCAACTTCTCTTTGGATCTAATATGCACATTTTATGCACATTACCAATTGGGGCAGCATCGCTACCAACAGTATTGAACTGAGTGGTCAGCAATATACGAATTTTGAATGAATCATTAGGAAGACATGTTAGGATATTAGCCAAAGCTCGGGCGTTTGGTATATCatccaaaacaagaaaacacTTCTTCTCATAACTACCTCCGAAGTGCTTGTGTAATTTCTCTTTTAGTTGAGAAAGAGTGTTTCCCTTGTACTCTTGAGGCACAGTAACCCAAGCTCGAGCGTAAGTATCTGCCATATCTGAGCCATAGACTCTTTTAGCCAAAGTAGTCTTGCCAATGCCTGACAATCCTACAATTGAAACTATGTTTTTTGTCGCAGAGGTATGGAATAACATCTTTTCTACCTCATTGAAGGCGTCTTCGTTAAATTGATCCTCAAGATTTGGAGAGCATGGCGAATATGGTCCACTCAACACAACATTCTCAGGTTTCAACCAATGAATGGATGGATGAGTTTCACTGGCCATGGCCACTTCGGGTTCACTGCTTCTGCTGTTGCTGATAATCTTGGACAGCTCTTCTGCATCTTCTGCATCTTTTCGCAAGCTTTGATGGAGTTTCCCACGAGCTTTGGCTTGACACTCTCCGTCTTGGGCTAGAAGAAAGCTTCTTAGTTGTATCTCAATGTCATCTTCAGCTTTGAGCGCAAAGTCTCTGATTTTGATTTCCAAATGACGGACTGGAGCACCACCGTTGTTGTATTCCTTCTGCAGAAAGTCTTGCAAAGAAGAAAGCTTCTCAAACAGAGAATTCAATGGCTTTTCATCATGAAGAGACACTCTGGTTTGGTTTTCGGAACTCAAGGTCGATTGTTGCCATTAGAGAAGCCAATGCAACACAAGCCATCTCTCTTTCTATGTTTTTCTCTCACACTCTCTCTGTCTGATCTGTTTCTGAGTAATTGAGAATAATGTATGTTTGAAGGGCCATTAATATGGAGCTATCCTAGCAGGAATCTcattaatttttacattttttaatgcAATTATACAACTCAGATCAGGAAAACTGCTAAGCACATGAAAGTCCATACTGAATTAAAAGCTAGTCAACTTACTGCCCAAATTATTGAGTGAACAGAATCAGGAATCATATCTTTTGGAATTAAAAGTCAACTATTACTGTAATATTTAATCCCCTTTCAAAATGAATTCCTTGGATGCATCATTATTCATCACAGAAATTTTTATGATCAATGTTATAATCAAAATACAAATTGCCGGCTTCAAATTaagtaaaaacaataaatttgtataaaataatcTCACAACCAGCCATAGTaaaaatcagaaaataaaatcaagaattattagaataatattaaaattaagcCTCAACATCCACAGGAATGCAGAAACGATCAGTGCAAAAAAACTCATAGCAAGGAAGTCTCTCTTTGAGGCAACAACTCAAACACTTGGGTGAGAAATCCAAATGGCAGAAacgaaacaaaaacaaactgcTAATTTTCAGCGTTGCATATAATCATTTATCATCCTATTATACTCAACTTTTAAAGACTTCTTtctaattttaacaattttcagTATGGGACTGGACATTTACCTCTTAGGCGTCTGCAGAAGGATGAAACTAGAAAATAAATGGAAGATAGCTACTggaattttgtataaaaaaaatgtaaaatcaagtgcggggatagctcagttgggagagcgtcagactgaagatctgaaggCCGCGTGTTCGATCCACGCTCACCGCATTCGTCTTCCTGATTTTGAATTGAGGAAAGCTTAGAAAAAGTTATTAgtgatgaaaaaaaaacataattatattttgattaaatataaacatatttcAATTAATCAACATGTGCCcagtttttataaatatatttattataattttattttgttttttttgagtactactgactctagtATTACCTACTgaactcgaatccactcccattatccatgtgggagtgAAAATtgggacaccgagtgccactagaccacaaggtctttggctataattttattttgttagggATTAAAAAGACTTCTAGAACATTACCTTGAATATGTACTAgttagtataataaataattccaCTACTAGAAATATATGAACTTTCAAGCACTTAAAAGTGATAAAAGATCTAGAAGTTTTGATTAGAAATGACAATTTCGACCACTTATATGGGATGTGCAAAGAGCCTTCTCGAAAATTTTGACCAATAGGCAAAATAGTCAAAATTTGTAACCACTTTTCTAGTGTtagagttattattattattattattattattattattattattattattatttgttagaaataatattgtaataattttgatgaggcaaattgtaattttaaaaatttcatattttattttttaaagtgtaGCTAGTTGACTCGGAAGTTAAAATCATGACATTAGTTGGTTCCAATTATTGATAGAGTCCATTATGTCATGAGACTTGTAAATCGTTTGCTTCCACTAGATACATGAGTATGCGTAATACATTGGACAAAACCCAGATTATCTATACTAGAAGGCACAAGTTTGAATCCCATGGCAACATTTTAAGGAGAGGAAGTCCGGAAAGACTAACTCCACACCATACGCTACACAAAGCAAAGaagtaatacatatattatattggtgATATTAACTAATAAGTTGATATGGAGCATTTGTTAAAGGCTTGAGCATCACACTTATTGGTCCAGCGTTTAGATCCCATTAGCAACATTTTAGTCCTCTCACGACAAAATTTTTGAGAGGAAATCAACTTGGAATAGTCAACTTATGGAGCTAGTCAAGTCAAAGAGAGCTACTTGGAGAGTAACTCTTGAAGACTTATGCGCATATACGTCACAACATCTACAACACGCGTGAAGAACAAAGTGGAGCATGATATGGACTTTGAGTGGAACTTATACTTAGCCAATTTTCAAGttccatatatattttgaaggtcCAGTACGAGAAGCCATGAACTAGATGAatttgaagatgatgattttCTAAAGATCATTattcatactcaagcaagaatcacccggaaaatatttatgcacctaggtgcacctaggaatgaccacgattcggttcgaaccgtcTGGTTCGAACCAAACCGTGCACTGTTGGAACCAAACTGGAACCGGAACTGTACGGACTTTCCGGTTCCAGTTCAGAACCGAAACCCATAAgattccggttccggttccatGATATTTGGAACTGGAACCGCCGGTTCCGATTCCAAACCGTGCataacttatatattatatattatatatactaaataacgaaataacatattatatatatattataatatatattatatatactaaataacatatattatatattatatattatatataatatatattatattatatattatatatactaaataacatatattataatataatatatattatattatttaatatgttaGAGGAGATAGCGCTGCGTCacctaaaattctaaaaaaaataataataataataatagaagtccGGTTAGAACCGGCGGTTCTAACCGGAACCGCTGGTTCTAGAACCGGACTATAACCGTCCacataaggttccggttccggttccggctATTTTGGAACCGCAAACCGGCGGTTCTGAACCGGAATCGGACCGGAACCGAACCTTGGGAACctctaggtgcacctagttataacgttaggtgcaactacatcctAGAGACGTGGTGCGCTACGattcattttcaatattctCATAGACGTCCCGTACGCACCTGAAcacgatcatatatatatatatatatatatatatatatatatatgcactaaAAGATAAATTATATGCACTCAAAGAAGGAATAATATACGCCTGAAAAAAATACactcaaagaaaaaaacaaaaagaaaatgaacttacaataaattaccataataccaccgtagtatttttttttttaagttttattcATTCTTAAATGTTGATTTGGATAAGATGAATGACTGAGATTTAACCCTTTTTGTTTTACCTAAGAGCTTCTtcgcattttttaaaattttttatttttgtggaGTACATTTATTAGTCCCTTCATATTTTTTCCTGATGATTGAACAGATTGGTGCACGATGAAACGCAGTTGTATATATTGCCTTGCACAATGCAGACCTGGAAACTGTGCGTAAAATCCTCCAAAATAAATACTAGGTGATCAAACTTGTCAATCACtcaattgtaaatatttagtccaaatatgtatatataaaaaaaagtgtgtGTTCATCAGtctttaattaagaataaatgatgttttattacattttttactcACTTGGAATTGTTTCACctggaaaaaattaaacaacGAAAAATGGAGGACTCCCTCATATCATTCTTCTGACTCTTCTGTTTTTATATACTGGTTCAATGAAACAATAATGCAAAATGGATCCAAAAACATGAAAAACTAGGTGAGTAAATGAAAtagagaaaattacatttttagtcctaTGACTATAGAACCCTTGTTAATTGCAAcatctaattttaaaaactaacgAATTAGTCCTTTAactacgttttttttttataaatttgatccTCCCGGCCAAATCACGGGTCACTTATTGCCGGAAAGTTGTAACTGATTTTATAAGAGGGGCATTTTGGCCTTTTCATCCtctgttcttcttctccaaagtCCAATTTGCGATGCCAGAACTGTGAGGCCATTTTCCGTGTTGATTTCGTTGGGTTGGTTGCTGCTTTCCCGGTGGTCTTGGCTGTTAGCGGTGGCGCCACCTCTTCCCCCCTCCGCCATCGCCGCCACCGCCACCCAAGGAAAAAAACCTCCATTTTAACACGTTGACACCTTGAACTGCTCTAAATGGTTTTCTTGAtcacaaaaacaaaacacaatcattaattttttttttaaaaaaaaaagagcacaaaatttgtttctatctatctataattctatatttatgTGGCCTGGGGTTGGGGAAGTGACTGAATCTgcagaagaaatgaaaaattgcagcTTTTCTCTTGGATAGAACAAAGTGAGATGAGAAGactttagagagagagagattttggAGGGGGTGTGGTTTGTTGGTGACGGgaacatttttttgaaaacagacaAAGACTTCATTAATAAAGGTCTGCAGACAAAGAGCTTACAATGAAAGAGGGCGGGAGGTCAGTCCACACCCTGCGAACAGACATAGAAAGGGATTCCCGGGCTAACAAATGGGCAATCCGGTTCgctgaacgcttaacaaacgagaTAGAGACATCGTTAAGAgatgataataaatattttacatcATGAAGAATGAGATCAAAATGAGAATCAAATGAAGGATTTTTGAGACTTTGGAGGATCTGTAGAGCATCAGTCTCCAGGAGGCAGTGAGAAAAGTGATTGTCCTTAAGCCAACTAAGGGCTTCTCGAACAGCCATTGCCTCCGCTTCCTTAACTGAGTAAAGGCCACACCAAGGGAGGCTAGCTGCTGCTTTGAAATCACCATGGTCGTCTCGAAGAATCCAACCGAAGCCCATACGTCCTCTGGAAGTGTTGACAGCTGCATCCACATTAAGCTTGAGCCAACCTTGAGGTGGTTTTCTCCAACTGGTAGTGAAGGACTGCTGGGATTGTGGGGAGAAAATATCTTGCACAGTAGTCCATTCGTATAGGTGAGCTTTGGCTTTTTCCACAATGATTGCAGGCGTGAGGGAGACATTGTTCCAGACCTTTTCATTCCTAGCAAACCAAAGATACCAGCAGATCATAAGCATCAAATTGCACTTGGACTTCTCAAGATTTTTACTATTCTGCACGAACCAGTCACCCAAGGAGGTTGCTGCCGAGGAAGAGATGTTGATGTCAGAGAGGTTCCAGCAAAGTGAAGCAAAGGGGCAGTGAGCCAGAAGATGCAAGATACTCTCATCTGAATTATGGCACATTCGGCAGAGGGTATCACAATTCACCCTTTTTGCACGCAGAAGATCACCCGTGGGGAGACACGAGGAGCATGCTTGCCACATAAATGTTTTCACTTTTGGTGGGATTCTACATTTCCACATAGCTGCCCAGTCTTTTTTAGTATCAGCTGAATGTTCCCCCAGGATAGCCCTATAACAGCTTTTGACTGTGAAATGTCCGCGTTCCTCACACATCCATATTAGTTTGTCTTCTCTATTGGAGATGGACAGAGGTATATTGGATATGAGAGCCACGTCCCTGCGAT includes:
- the LOC116000999 gene encoding putative late blight resistance protein homolog R1C-3 isoform X1 codes for the protein MASETHPSIHWLKPENVVLSGPYSPCSPNLEDQFNEDAFNEVEKMLFHTSATKNIVSIVGLSGIGKTTLAKRVYGSDMADTYARAWVTVPQEYKGNTLSQLKEKLHKHFGGSYEKKCFLVLDDIPNARALANILTCLPNDSFKIRILLTTQFNTVGSDAAPIGNVHKMCILDPKRSWDLFCKKLSPKELTRAPKFVEIAQHVVKECEGLPRSIVAVAERLSKCSYILKEWKKIEKEVDTLGPLYNDAEHLSKLTLSYNQLPQHLKVCFLYFAIYPKGFKINVKRLIKIWIAEGFVRQMECKGSGWQLVKDLEEEGYCYLDRLVHSGLVAISEWEHKMTNVCWIHSSLWDFCTRQTKKEGLLCAVYTRKDLGLPLDMFVNSCRWLSLYSHRLDYYTLFTTNNPRSLLFFQGDYVKSVSFKLLRIVDLSALQIFKTVPLHLRDLVFLRYLCVPPWFEGLDDVVSNNQNLQTIIVCGGEPQLRTGHFHLSFRIWELPHLRHLELGNYYEVDPPNRYIEQLQTLSWVSPTHFTEEEYWKFSNLKYLKVFYKGAFEPCSSPGPCRNPTINLDYIWCLSKLETLKVIVPANSMTNLERSVFPTRLKKLRLSWTNLPMKLPWVLRALKVLKLENAFSGQVWGSFGRFSDLEVLLIEATNLQKWEVGSSDFPELKHLILRRCYCLEDIPFQVHLIGTLETIKVEQCPPCVVASAMKIQEERKWLWKKTNNPVEEHNISRARLIRYIAAHTPLTVVVDDVIHDFS
- the LOC116000999 gene encoding putative late blight resistance protein homolog R1C-3 isoform X2, which codes for MADTYARAWVTVPQEYKGNTLSQLKEKLHKHFGGSYEKKCFLVLDDIPNARALANILTCLPNDSFKIRILLTTQFNTVGSDAAPIGNVHKMCILDPKRSWDLFCKKLSPKELTRAPKFVEIAQHVVKECEGLPRSIVAVAERLSKCSYILKEWKKIEKEVDTLGPLYNDAEHLSKLTLSYNQLPQHLKVCFLYFAIYPKGFKINVKRLIKIWIAEGFVRQMECKGSGWQLVKDLEEEGYCYLDRLVHSGLVAISEWEHKMTNVCWIHSSLWDFCTRQTKKEGLLCAVYTRKDLGLPLDMFVNSCRWLSLYSHRLDYYTLFTTNNPRSLLFFQGDYVKSVSFKLLRIVDLSALQIFKTVPLHLRDLVFLRYLCVPPWFEGLDDVVSNNQNLQTIIVCGGEPQLRTGHFHLSFRIWELPHLRHLELGNYYEVDPPNRYIEQLQTLSWVSPTHFTEEEYWKFSNLKYLKVFYKGAFEPCSSPGPCRNPTINLDYIWCLSKLETLKVIVPANSMTNLERSVFPTRLKKLRLSWTNLPMKLPWVLRALKVLKLENAFSGQVWGSFGRFSDLEVLLIEATNLQKWEVGSSDFPELKHLILRRCYCLEDIPFQVHLIGTLETIKVEQCPPCVVASAMKIQEERKWLWKKTNNPVEEHNISRARLIRYIAAHTPLTVVVDDVIHDFS